In Quercus robur chromosome 10, dhQueRobu3.1, whole genome shotgun sequence, a genomic segment contains:
- the LOC126702260 gene encoding presenilin-like protein At2g29900: MAPNARPRSILESLGEEIIRIITPVSLCMLLVVILVSVLNTDSSSSYSASATSIATIAYSESSSDSSWDKFLGALLNSLVFVAVVTLVTFLLVLLFYFRCTKFLKYYMGFSSFVVLGFMGGEIAVFLIEKYSIPIDCITFLVVLFNFAVVGVLAVFMTKIAIIVTQGYLVLIGMLVAYWFTLLPEWTTWVLLVAMALYDLAAVLLPVGPLRLLVELAISRDEDIPALVYEARPVNCNDSGSTGGVPQRRVWRDRRGEDSVNGSNHNSNGNYVSGENVNPESNSTLNATAVPDSDSDSNSVVIGHTDTSLVRAEEGRVPERDAELSAPLIGGRMNIPPHQPEDDASGESLMLEGIGLGSSGAIKLGLGDFIFYSVLVGRAAMYDFMTVYACYLAIIAGLGVTLMLLALYQKALPALPVSIALGVLFYLLTRFLLEVFVVQCSFNLLMF, from the coding sequence ATGGCCCCAAATGCAAGGCCCAGAAGCATTCTTGAATCTCTTGGGGAAGAGATAATCAGAATCATAACACCAGTCTCACTCTGCATGTTATTGGTGGTGATTTTGGTCTCTGTTCTCAACACAGATTCTTCATCTTCTTATTCAGCATCAGCCACCTCCATAGCCACCATAGCGTACAGTGAGAGCAGCTCAGACTCATCCTGGGACAAATTCTTAGGTGCCCTTTTGAACTCCCTTGTGTTTGTGGCTGTTGTCACTTTGGTCACGTTTCTTTTGGTGCTCCTTTTCTACTTTAGATGCACTAAGTTCCTGAAATACTACATGggtttctcttcttttgttgttttgggATTCATGGGCGGTGAAATTGCAGTATTTCTGATAGAGAAATATAGTATTCCCATTGATTGTATCACATTTCTGGtggttttgtttaattttgctGTCGTGGGTGTTTTGGCTGTCTTCATGACAAAAATTGCAATTATTGTGACACAAGGGTACTTGGTTCTTATTGGAATGTTGGTTGCTTATTGGTTTACTCTGTTGCCTGAATGGACCACTTGGGTGCTATTGGTTGCCATGGCATTGTATGATCTTGCCGCGGTTTTGTTGCCGGTTGGGCCATTAAGACTCTTGGTAGAGCTTGCAATATCAAGGGATGAAGATATCCCAGCTCTGGTTTATGAGGCTAGACCGGTGAATTGTAATGATTCAGGTTCAACAGGTGGAGTACCTCAAAGGAGGGTTTGGAGAGACAGGAGGGGTGAAGATTCAGTTAATGGGTCTAACCACAATTCAAATGGCAATTATGTTTCTGGTGAGAATGTGAATCCTGAGTCAAACTCCACTTTGAATGCCACTGCTGTTCCGGACTCAGATTCAGATTCTAATTCCGTAGTTATTGGCCACACTGACACTAGTTTAGTTAGAGCTGAAGAGGGCCGTGTTCCAGAAAGGGATGCTGAGCTATCCGCGCCTTTAATTGGTGGTAGAATGAATATTCCGCCGCATCAACCAGAAGATGATGCGTCAGGTGAAAGTTTGATGCTAGAGGGAATTGGGTTGGGTTCTTCAGGTGCAATCAAGCTGGGGCTAGGAGACTTCATCTTCTATAGTGTGTTGGTTGGTAGGGCAGCCATGTATGATTTTATGacagtgtatgcatgttatctTGCTATTATAGCTGGTCTAGGTGTCACTTTGATGCTCTTGGCACTATATCAGAAAGCTTTGCCAGCTCTTCCCGTGTCAATAGCATTAGGTGTGTTGTTTTATCTCTTGACTCGGTTCTTACTTGAAGTTTTTGTTGTGCAATGTTCTTTTAACCTCTTAATGTTTTAA